The DNA window TGCACTTTCAACCCAACCAGCCCATAGACCACATGCACCCCCTCCTGTTCGAGCTTGCGAGCCCAAATTATATTGTTCTTCTCATCGAACTTGGCCTTCAGTTCGACCAGCACCGCCACCTGTTTCCCGTTCTGTCGTGCCTCAAGCAGGGCGTCGATAATAGGAGAGCCCTGATCGATCCGGTAGAGGGTCATCTTGATGGCGATCACATCCGGGGATCGGGCCGCCTGGAAGAGCAGATCGATCACCGGAGCGAAACTGTCGTAGGGGTGGTAGAGGAGCACGTTCTGATGCTGTAATGATGAGAGGAGGTCCTTATCTCCGGCAAGGGAGAGCGGGATCTCTGGCAGAAACGGGCGGTCGTGCAGGTCAGGACGTGGCAGACCGGCCAGTTGCCAGAGGTCGACCAGTGCGAGCGGTCCGTCCCACCCATAGATGTGATGCGGAGTGAGATTGAGCTGCTGGGCCAGCATCTCCCTGACACTGTCAGGCATCGACGAATCCACCTCGAGGATCACCGGCGAGCCGGCACGCCTGGTCTCGACACTCTCCTCGACAGCCGTCAGCAGGTCCGGGGCCTCGTCCATCACGATCTGCACCTCTGCATCGCGGGTCACCCGGAAGAGATATGACGCCGTCACCGTGTACCCAGGGAAGAGCAGGTCCAGATTGGCGGCGACCAGGTCCTCCAACATCACCAGGTCGGTGGTCTTATGGAGAGCGATCTGCTGCAGGGTGCGTCCCTGCTCGGGCACCTCCACAAAGCGGTGGATGCCGGCACCCGGGATTTTGACCCGTGCACAGTGATGGAATCCAGCGCTGTCCCGCACCACCACGGCCAGGTTCAGACAGATATTGGAGATGAACGGGAACGGATGGCAGACGTCCACGGCGAGCGGGGTCAGCACCGGGGCGATCATCTCGCGGAAATATTTCCTGAGAACATCCTGATCTGCTTTGTTCATGTCAGCGACCCGATGTATCCGGATCCCGACCTGATGCAGGGCAGGGAGAAGTTCCTGCCAGCACCGGGAGTACGCCTCGAACAGGTGTTGAATCTCGACCCGGATCGCATCGATCTGCTCTCCAGGGCTCATCCGATCTGGCGGGGCGGCAAGTGCACCCCGAT is part of the Methanosphaerula palustris E1-9c genome and encodes:
- the ppk1 gene encoding polyphosphate kinase 1, which encodes MMDGDGEHASVKNDAVPEINHPPELDDPSLYINREMSWLALNWRILEEAEDPSQPLLERVKFLAICGSNLDEFCMVRVSGLERQLDRGALAAPPDRMSPGEQIDAIRVEIQHLFEAYSRCWQELLPALHQVGIRIHRVADMNKADQDVLRKYFREMIAPVLTPLAVDVCHPFPFISNICLNLAVVVRDSAGFHHCARVKIPGAGIHRFVEVPEQGRTLQQIALHKTTDLVMLEDLVAANLDLLFPGYTVTASYLFRVTRDAEVQIVMDEAPDLLTAVEESVETRRAGSPVILEVDSSMPDSVREMLAQQLNLTPHHIYGWDGPLALVDLWQLAGLPRPDLHDRPFLPEIPLSLAGDKDLLSSLQHQNVLLYHPYDSFAPVIDLLFQAARSPDVIAIKMTLYRIDQGSPIIDALLEARQNGKQVAVLVELKAKFDEKNNIIWARKLEQEGVHVVYGLVGLKVHSKLCMIVKRERDGIVTYCHLSSGNYNAVTTRIYGDLGYFTCDRIIAADMAALFNALTGYADMDHFQKLLVAPCGLRREIIARIERERERHLQHGDGYIAFKLNGLLDEEVVQALYRASQVGVTIDLNIRGLCSLRPGIIGVSETIRVTSIISRFLEHARIYYFKNGDDPEVYLGSADMMPRNLNRRVETLFPVEDPEIKRVIIDLILPIHLKDNVKARELQPDGRYRRVVPKPGDERIDSQEWLIAHRGAWHHAT